TCCTTTTTGCGTACGGGCAAGCCCCATGCCATCGGCGGGAGGCCGGGTAAGCTACCGAAACATGGTTCTTGTGTTGCGGCGGGCGGCGCTACGGCACCCTCGATGCAGGGGTTGCCCTACAGGCACGGAGGGAAAATCCGCGAAATCGGGAGCGGTCGCGCTGACTCGGTCCTGACGGAACAACAACCGGGACAGGCGGAACGTGTGACGCAATCCGGTTACGGCCGCGGCGATCCTCGCGGAGTCCGTCGAGATTTCTCCACTGCCGAAAGAACCGAGCTTCGGAGCCGGAGCGCGGCAAAGGGAGAGGAGGTCTTCCGCCCGCCGCTCGAGTCGTTGCGGGAATGGCCAGGGGAGGCGCGGAAGCGATCCCGAAGCCGGCGCGCTCGACTTCCCACCGCGCTGCGAGAAGTGCGGCTTTTGAGGCGCTGCGCACGATTTCGCGCAAAGGAACAGCGCCGTGCGGCACGGCGCCTCTCGATCCGCCTGGACAAGCGGCCGGAAATCCTCTACAGAATGAAGGCGCACCTGAGGGCACAGGAGGGGCACGCTCGTCGCGATGCGGCAGGATTTGATCCGCAAGGGGTGGTTTCCCGCGTTCCTTTTCCTTCTCCCGATCCTGCTCTACGCCGGCTGTACGACCGGCGTCATACCCGCCACGGGGGAAAAGCGTTATCTCGGCTACAGCTGGGAGCAGGAGGTCAATCTCGGCCGCAAGGCGAGCAAGGAGGTGGCCGCGGCCTTCGGCCTCTATCGCGACCCGGGGCTCGAACGCTATGTCGAGGAAGTCGGACGACGGGTCCTGGCGCGAAGCCATCTCCGGCGGCCGGAAACGGACCCCGAGATTCGCAACACCCCGGTCACCTTCCAGATCCTCGACAGCCCCGTGATCAACGCCATGGCGCTTCCCGGAGGGCACATCTACGTCACCCGCGGAATGCTCGCTCACTTGAACAGCGAGGATCAGCTCGCCTCGGTTCTGGCGCACGAAATCGGCCACGTGAGCGCCCGCCATGCGTCGCGCCAGGCGTGGCAGCAACAGCTCGGACAGGGGCTTCTCCTGGGAGGCGCGCTCATCGGCCAGATCGTCGGCCTGCCCGCAGAACAGATTCTCAACCTCGGAGGAGCCGCGGCGCAGCTGATCTTTCTCCGCTACAGCCGCGAGGACGAGCTGGAGGCGGACCGCCTCGGCGTGGAGTACACCTCGCTCGCCGGATACGACCCGACCGCGGTCACGGGACTCTTTGAATCCCTCGATCGAATGCAGGAGAAGGAAGGTCAGGGGCTGCCCAATTTTCTGTCGACGCACCCCAATCCAGGAGACAGGATCGCCCGAATCCGGCAGTGGAGCAGCGGCCGGCGGAGCGAGCGCCCGCGGGACGGCCGGTACTTCGACGCGATCGACGGCATGGTGTTGGGGGAAGATCCGCGACACGGGTTCGTCGAGCGCGACGTCTTTTACCATCCGGATCTGCGCTTTCGCTTTCCCGTCCCGCGTGGCTTCCGCGTCGTGAACCAGCCTGCACAGGTGATCATGGTCGAAGGCGCCAGGCGCGCGATCCTCGGCTTTGCGTCATCCCCTGAAAAATCGCCCGAGGCGGCCGCTGCGCGATTCGCCCGGCAAGGCGGACTGCGTGTTCTCGACAACCGCCGAGCGCGCTCGAACGGGCTTCCCGCCGTCGCCCTGCTGGCGGATGCGAAGATGCAGAACGGGCGGGTCGCGAGGCTGCTCGCTTATTTCGTCGAGTTCGGCGGAAACGTCTACCATTTCGTCGGCTATACCTCTCCGGAAGCTTTCGGCGCGTTCCGGGGCGTATTCCTGCGGACGATGGAGGGCTTCGGAGAGCTGCGAGACCCGGCCATGCTGAGCCGCCAACCCGTGCGCCTCGCAACGCTGCGCGTCTCCCGCCCGGCACGGTTTCGCGCCTTGATCCCCCGGGGCGCTCCCGGCGAAATGACCCCGGAGGATCTCGCCATTCTGAACCAGGTGCGGCTCGACCAAATGATCGAGCCCGGCACGGTGCTGAAGTTTCCCCGTTCCTTTTGATCCCCGGCGGCCGCCCCGTCGAATGGAATCCGCCGCGCGATGTTGTATGATGGAGCGGGCCTGCGCCTTCCGGCCTTCGGCGTCCGGCCAACGGAGCGTCATCCGGCCGATGCCGAGCGCCGGTCGAAACTCATGGCATCCCATTCATCCGAGAGTGCGACCCTGTCGCAGGGAGCCGACGGGACGGTCCGCTGCTCCGGCGCGTGGAAGGCGGGCAACGTGCCGGAGCTGGAGCGCCGGGTCGCCGCGCTGCGGCCGCCCGCCGCCGGCGGGCAGATCTGGGAGATGGGCGGGATCACCGCGATGGACACAGCGGGAGCCTGGCTCGTGCGCCGCTCGATTCGCCGTTTGGAGCAACGCGGCGCGCGCGTGGAGCTTCGCGGCCTCCGTCCGGAGTTCGACGAGCTGATCCGCTGGGTGTCGCGCAACGGCTCGCCGGAGGATACCGCGGCCGGCAGGCGGAAAGCGGGTCTCGTCGAAAGCCTGGGCCGCCTCGCGTGGGAGATTCAGGCCCAGGCCTTCGGCTTTCTCTCGTTCCTCGGACAGAGCATGCTGGTGCTGGCGCGGCTCGCCGTTGCGCCGCACCGGATGCGCTGGCAGGCGTTTTTTTACAACCTCAAGGCCGGCGGACTGGAGGCGATTCCGATCGTGGGTTTGCTTTCGTTCCTGATGGGAATCGTCATCGCGTATCAGGCGGCGGTGCAGCTGCGGCCGTACGGGGCGAACGTCTTCATCGTCGAGTTCGTGGGAATCGCCATGCTCCGGGAGATCGCCCCGGTGATCACCGCGATCATCGTCGCCGGCCGCTCCGGCTCCGCTTACACGGCGCAGATCGGTACGATGGAAGTGACCGAAGAGGTCGACGCGCTGCACACGCTGGGAATCGGGCCGCTGGAGCTGCTTGTCGTCCCGAAGGTGCTCGCGCTCGCGCTGGCGCTGCCGCTGCTGACGGCGTTCGCCGACGTGACCGGCGTGCTCGGCGGAATGGTCGTGGCCAGCACGCAGCTGAACGTCCCTTTCGACGTGTTCCTCGACCGCTTCAAGAGCGTCATCTCCCTCACCAATTATCTGATCGGCGTCGGCAAAGCCCCCGTCTTCGCGTTCATCATCGCGATGATCGGGTGCTACCAGGGATTTCGGGTGAGCGGCAGCGCCGAAAGCGTCGGCCGCCATACCACGATCAGCGTCGTTCAGGCCATTTTTCTCGTGATCGTCTTCGACGCGCTCTTTTCGATCCTCCTCAGCTGGATGGGGATCGGGCTCTTCGCGTAACGGCCATGGATTCGAACGGACGGGAAGCGGTCGTGGAGGTCCGGGACGTCAGCACCCGCTTCGGCGCCGCCGTGGTTCACGATCGCATCAGCCTGACGGTGTACCGCGGCGAGATCTTCGCAGTGGTCGGCGCCAGCGGCAGCGGCAAGTCCATGCTGCTGCGCGAGATCATCATGCTGCGCCGGCCGGACGCCGGGTCGATCCGGCTGCTGGGCCGCGAGGTGACGACACTGCACGAGACGGATGCGCTCGATCTCAAGCGTCGCATCGGCGTGCTCTTCCAGCACGGCGCGTTGTTCAGCGCTCTGACGGTGGCGGAGAACATCGCCGTGCCGCTCCGGGAGCATACCCGCTTGAGCGCGGACTTCATTCGCGAGATAGTGGCGATCAAGCTCGACTGGGTACGCTTTCCGCGCGACAGCGTTCACAAGTACCCGAGCGAGCTGAGCGGAGGCATGCTCAAGCGGGCGGCTCTGGCCCGGGCCATTGCGCTGGATCCGGAGCTGATTTTTCTCGACGAGCCCACGGCCGGCCTGGACCCTGCCAGCGCGTCGGCGCTGGACGAGCTGATCCGGCAGCTGAAATCGATTCTGGGCCTCACGGTAGTGATGGTGACCCACGATCTGGATTCGCTCTGGCAGGTCGCGGACCGCGTCGGCGTTCTCGGCGACGGGAGAATCCTTCAGGTCGGCACGATGGAGGAGCTGTCGCGGTCGGACCACCCGGCGGTGGCGGAATACTTTCGCGGCGTCCGCGGCCGCGCGGCGCGGGAGCAGGCATGGAACCAAAGGTAAGCTACACCCTGGTCGGCGCCTTCGTTCTGGTCTTCGGAGCGGTGCTGATCGTCATCGTCCTGTGGCTGGTGAAAAAAGGGCCGCAGGTTCGCTACCGGGATTATCGGGCTTATTTTCGGGAGTCGGTGTCGGGATTGAACGAAAACGCGGCGGTGAAATATAAAGGAGTCAACGTCGGCAGGGTGAAGGAGATCCGGCTCGACCCGCAGGATCCCGAACGGGTCCGGCTCACCCTCGAGATCGACGCCGGCGCCCCGATCAAGGAAGATACCGTGGCGACGCTGGGCAGCCAGGGATTGACCGGTTTGGCGTTCGTCGAGCTTTCCGGCGGGACGCGCGAGGCTCCGCTGCTGGAGGCGCGGCCCGGCGAGGACGTTCCAGTGATCCGGACGCGGCCGTCGCTGTTCATGCGGCTGGATCAGTCGGCCTCCACGCTGCTCGCAAACCTCAACCGGGTCGCCGAGAGTATGGCCGAGCTGACCGACGAGGAGGGTCGCCGGTCGCTCAGGCAGATCGTCCGGGATGTCGGCCATCTGGCCGCCGGCCTGAAGGAGCGCGAAAAGCAGCTCGGGCAGCTCTTCGCCAGCGCGGACCGGACGCTCGAGAGCGCTCGCGAGGTCACGGCCGAGCTTCCGGCCCTGGTCGCGCGCGTGTCGCGTGCGGTCGGCGCGCTCGAGGAGATGGCGGAGCAGATCGGCCGGACCGGCAAAACGGTGGACGCGATGGTTGCGGGGAGCCGGGAAGACGTCCGGCGCTTCACCAACGAGACGCTGGCAGAGACCGGCGTTCTCGTCGCCGATCTGCGCCGCCTGACCGAACGGCTGCAACGAATTGCACGCGAGGTGGAGCAAAATCCGAGGTCGCTCCTCTTCGGCCGCCGGCCGCCCCCGCCGGGGCCGGGGGAATAGGATGGGGTCGCCCGAAATCCGCCGGATCGTTGCGCTCACCCTGGCCGTCGCCTGGGTCTCGGCCTGCGCGGTTTTTCCCGAGGCACCGAATCGCCCGACCAGCCGTTACCGGCTCGCCCTTGACGGCGCCAACCCGGTGTCGTGGCCGCAGTGCCCGTCTCCCGCCGGCGTCCTGGTCGTGAGCGCGCTGCGCGACGAAGCCGCAGTAGCCTCCAACGGGATCGCATACCTCCTGCGGCCGCACGAGGTGAAATACTACGCCTACAGCCAGTGGGTGGAGGACCCCGCGCGCCAGCTTCTGCCTCTCGTGATCCAGGCCCTCGAGCGGACCAACTGCTGGAC
The sequence above is a segment of the Candidatus Zixiibacteriota bacterium genome. Coding sequences within it:
- a CDS encoding ATP-binding cassette domain-containing protein, translating into MDSNGREAVVEVRDVSTRFGAAVVHDRISLTVYRGEIFAVVGASGSGKSMLLREIIMLRRPDAGSIRLLGREVTTLHETDALDLKRRIGVLFQHGALFSALTVAENIAVPLREHTRLSADFIREIVAIKLDWVRFPRDSVHKYPSELSGGMLKRAALARAIALDPELIFLDEPTAGLDPASASALDELIRQLKSILGLTVVMVTHDLDSLWQVADRVGVLGDGRILQVGTMEELSRSDHPAVAEYFRGVRGRAAREQAWNQR
- a CDS encoding ABC-type transport auxiliary lipoprotein family protein; amino-acid sequence: MGSPEIRRIVALTLAVAWVSACAVFPEAPNRPTSRYRLALDGANPVSWPQCPSPAGVLVVSALRDEAAVASNGIAYLLRPHEVKYYAYSQWVEDPARQLLPLVIQALERTNCWTTVTHAESGLRADYRLDAEILQWQQEFFPTPSRVRLAFRAELVAPSERAIVASRRFELVEEAETGDAYGAVIASNRAVNRWLLALAEWAKAAASQRR
- a CDS encoding M48 family metalloprotease, which codes for MRQDLIRKGWFPAFLFLLPILLYAGCTTGVIPATGEKRYLGYSWEQEVNLGRKASKEVAAAFGLYRDPGLERYVEEVGRRVLARSHLRRPETDPEIRNTPVTFQILDSPVINAMALPGGHIYVTRGMLAHLNSEDQLASVLAHEIGHVSARHASRQAWQQQLGQGLLLGGALIGQIVGLPAEQILNLGGAAAQLIFLRYSREDELEADRLGVEYTSLAGYDPTAVTGLFESLDRMQEKEGQGLPNFLSTHPNPGDRIARIRQWSSGRRSERPRDGRYFDAIDGMVLGEDPRHGFVERDVFYHPDLRFRFPVPRGFRVVNQPAQVIMVEGARRAILGFASSPEKSPEAAAARFARQGGLRVLDNRRARSNGLPAVALLADAKMQNGRVARLLAYFVEFGGNVYHFVGYTSPEAFGAFRGVFLRTMEGFGELRDPAMLSRQPVRLATLRVSRPARFRALIPRGAPGEMTPEDLAILNQVRLDQMIEPGTVLKFPRSF
- a CDS encoding MlaE family lipid ABC transporter permease subunit translates to MASHSSESATLSQGADGTVRCSGAWKAGNVPELERRVAALRPPAAGGQIWEMGGITAMDTAGAWLVRRSIRRLEQRGARVELRGLRPEFDELIRWVSRNGSPEDTAAGRRKAGLVESLGRLAWEIQAQAFGFLSFLGQSMLVLARLAVAPHRMRWQAFFYNLKAGGLEAIPIVGLLSFLMGIVIAYQAAVQLRPYGANVFIVEFVGIAMLREIAPVITAIIVAGRSGSAYTAQIGTMEVTEEVDALHTLGIGPLELLVVPKVLALALALPLLTAFADVTGVLGGMVVASTQLNVPFDVFLDRFKSVISLTNYLIGVGKAPVFAFIIAMIGCYQGFRVSGSAESVGRHTTISVVQAIFLVIVFDALFSILLSWMGIGLFA
- a CDS encoding MlaD family protein, translating into MEPKVSYTLVGAFVLVFGAVLIVIVLWLVKKGPQVRYRDYRAYFRESVSGLNENAAVKYKGVNVGRVKEIRLDPQDPERVRLTLEIDAGAPIKEDTVATLGSQGLTGLAFVELSGGTREAPLLEARPGEDVPVIRTRPSLFMRLDQSASTLLANLNRVAESMAELTDEEGRRSLRQIVRDVGHLAAGLKEREKQLGQLFASADRTLESAREVTAELPALVARVSRAVGALEEMAEQIGRTGKTVDAMVAGSREDVRRFTNETLAETGVLVADLRRLTERLQRIAREVEQNPRSLLFGRRPPPPGPGE